In one Brassica oleracea var. oleracea cultivar TO1000 chromosome C9, BOL, whole genome shotgun sequence genomic region, the following are encoded:
- the LOC106315508 gene encoding glucan endo-1,3-beta-glucosidase 6 has protein sequence MRWSFVAVIVLTVAAVICPKASSIGANWGTQASHPLPPDIVVRMLRENGIQKVKLFDAEYDTLRALGKSGIEVMVGIPNEMLASLASSLKAAEKWVAKNVSTHIKTDNVNIRYVAVGNEPFLSTYNGSYLTTTFPALRNIQIALIKAGLQNQVKVTCPLNADVYESSNTFPSGGDFRANIRDLMITIVKFLSDNGGPFTVNIYPFISLYNDANFPVDYAFFDGNSQPVSDGGTFYYNMFDANYDTLVHALEKNGFGNMPIIVGEIGWPTDGDKNANVEFARKFNQGFMAHISGGKGTPRRPGPIDAYLFSLIDEDAKSVQPGYFERHWGIFTFDGLPKYVLNLGTTNTGALIQAKGVRYLQRKWCVMKPNVRLDDPQVAPSVSYACSLGDCTSLGVGTSCGNLDGKDNISYAFNSYYQINDQLDTACKFPNISEVTKTDPSTGTCRFPIMIEPYYGGAVQGQVFFFPLLVAVAIAMLSIF, from the exons ATGAGGTGGAGTTTCGTGGCGGTGATAGTATTGACGGTGGCGGCGGTGATTTGTCCTAAAGCAAGTTCGATTGGAGCGAACTGGGGAACGCAGGCGTCGCACCCTCTTCCACCAGATATAGTGGTGAGGATGCTGAGAGAGAATGGTATTCAGAAAGTAAAGCTATTCGACGCGGAGTACGACACTCTCAGAGCTCTGGGCAAATCAGGAATCGAGGTTATGGTTGGTATCCCGAACGAGATGCTAGCCTCTCTCGCCTCTAGCCTCAAAGCCGCTGAGAAATGGGTTGCTAAAAATGTTTCTACTCACATCAAAACCGATAACGTCAACATCAG GTACGTGGCTGTTGGCAACGAGCCTTTCCTGTCCACTTACAACGGAAGCTATCTCACCACTACATTCCCCGCGCTGAGAAACATCCAAATCGCCTTAATAAAAGCCGGTCTTCAGAACCAAGTGAAAGTCACCTGTCCCCTAAACGCCGATGTCTACGAAAGCTCCAACACCTTCCCCTCCGGAGGCGACTTCAGAGCTAACATCCGCGACCTCATGATCACAATCGTCAAGTTCTTGAGCGACAACGGCGGCCCCTTCACCGTCAACATCTACCCTTTCATCAGTCTCTACAACGACGCCAACTTCCCAGTGGACTATGCCTTCTTCGACGGCAACTCGCAGCCGGTCAGCGACGGTGGAACATTCTACTACAACATGTTCGACGCAAACTACGACACTCTGGTCCACGCCCTCGAGAAGAACGGCTTCGGAAACATGCCGATCATAGTCGGCGAGATCGGATGGCCTACGGATGGGGACAAGAACGCTAACGTGGAGTTCGCTAGGAAGTTCAACCAAGGCTTCATGGCCCACATCTCAGGCGGGAAAGGCACTCCGAGGAGGCCCGGCCCAATAGATGCCTATCTCTTCAGCCTTATAGACGAGGACGCCAAAAGCGTTCAGCCTGGTTACTTCGAGAGACACTGGGGGATATTCACGTTCGACGGGTTGCCAAAATACGTGTTGAACTTGGGAACGACCAACACGGGGGCTTTGATACAAGCCAAAGGTGTGAGGTATCTGCAGAGGAAGTGGTGTGTGATGAAGCCTAACGTGAGGCTGGACGATCCTCAGGTGGCGCCTAGCGTGAGCTACGCGTGTAGCCTCGGGGATTGCACGAGTCTCGGGGTTGGGACGTCGTGTGGGAATCTGGACGGGAAGGATAATATATCTTATGCGTTTAACAGTTATTATCAGATAAATGACCAGCTGGATACGGCGTGCAAGTTTCCGAATATATCTGAGGTGACCAAGACGGATCCTTCGACGGGGACGTGCAGGTTTCCGATTATGATAGAGCCTTATTACGGTGGGGCTGTACAAGGACAAGTGTTCTTCTTCCCGCTGCTGGTGGCTGTAGCCATCGCCATGCTCTCTATTTTTTGA